In the genome of Pungitius pungitius chromosome 5, fPunPun2.1, whole genome shotgun sequence, the window TAGCACCCAGTCTTTTTGCTATTGCGTACTGTTGCATGTATGCTAACTGATAAGCTGTGGctcaaaaaatgtgaaaaatgttcaTTGACAAAACTAGCAAATTTGGACTTTTTCTATAATTGATGTATGGTTTACAGCAtctcaaatgtaataaaacgTTTGCTTGTTTAAATccatttttgtattgttttcttttcataggAAATACAGataaaactttatttaaaagtatATACGACAATTACAATAGCACAATATGACAGTTATGACCATTACTTCCACCTCAAACAGAAATATAGCCATGCCTCACATCAATGCtttcatatttatatacactTAATGTGTTCAGATTCTTACGATTAAACGGAAATGAGGGACAGGGCAAAGGTATTGGGCTTTTCTTCCAGCCTGCCTTGACCCAACCTCTAAAGTCAGAAAATGTCAACACTCACTGCTGCAAATGGAACATGGAGGTgtgttcttcctcttcatcattaGGTAAGTCGTCAACACCAACACAACCGACCACGCTGGCACAAATAcctgtaattaaaaacataCGTTTCCCTTTGAACTTTGCCatcttcctttaaaaaaaaccctgcagagTCGCATCAAGTCATTAACTCACGTAATCCACTTGTAGCTCGGTGTCTGGACAATGCGATCACACCGATGGACTAAAGACTAAACCAGTCTCAGCACAGACCCATCGAGCTTCACGCATGGGACCACTCCGGTGACTAACTGGGAGCTGCTGTCCTTCTCACACATACTGATCTGATCCTGGTGGACCGGTGGAGgatgaaaaagaacaaatggcTCTTTGAATACTCGTTGAAACTGACAGGCAAACGGGTGACGGCATAGGGAAGGCCACCACGTAAGTAAAACCTTGACTTAGAAATTTTAAAAGTGAGAAATGTGTTTAGATTTTCTATAGCGGTTCAACGAATTCACTGGAACCCAAAATGAGCAGAAAAAGAAGTAAGAAAATCATACTCAGACATTTTTCAGATCTGGTTCAAGTACTTCCATAATGACGCATTTTAGTACACTAAAAGCTTTGTCTCGTGACAAGTACGATTTTGACCTGCTGCTAAATGTCTTTAAATGGGATCAAATTCCCCCATTTGTTCCTTCAGCAAGGTCAAAACCAGCAATAAACATAAAGGTTTAAACACAGTTCAATGCAATATATCTCATTCAGTTGTATACAGCTAATCCTTTATTGGGCTTTGTAAATCATAAACAATAATTTGGTCAATTGTTTACCTAAAACAGATGGATATGTGAAAGGTATCTATCCATTTGATTAAGAATAATGTAAACAAATAAGATATGTCTTGCTACCCGAGTTTCATTGATTGCTTAGTTTAAGCCTTCGTAGAATGCAGATATAAACAGTCCTGTGCTGCAGGATTGAGGTCAATTGCGGAGATGAGGAGTGAACCAGCAGATAACGAGAttagaaaaaggtcaaaacgtccTCAAGCTGGCAAGCCACGCTCAACTTGAATGAATGGGTCTTTCAGGGGCCAAGACCGCGCCGCAGATCATTTCAATGTGGGTGGGCTCATCTGGACATGTGTGCGATTTAGGATGCCAACCCATTATTCGTACCTTTTAGAGTGCAGTAATGGATTCATTGTGCTGTAATACTATATAAGTTCATACGTTATAACCGGTGACTGTCCTCTGATGCTCGGAACAGGAGCAGTCATGGGATGTGGCGTCTCAAAATCCGACCAGTTCCACAAAAGCTCCGGAAAAGGTGACCGTGATCTTTGAATATCAGACTGAAACACCTGCTTAGAAACTttctcatgtgtttgtgttgtttttaacgCATCTGTATCTCCTTCCTACTCCGCTCTGTCCGACGCAGCCGTCACAAGTAAGCCACGGCCGCCTTACCATTGTGCATTGTGTCGTCTGGGTTTTGCCAGATGTTGAGTGTGTGTTCAAAACAGTCATCTGGGTCAGAGTCCAAGTTTTCCAAAACTCAATATTTTCCTTTAGTCAATAAATGGCACAGcaataaatcaaaatatcaCAACATTAATGCTATCGTCTTGGCTTTCAGCCATCAGATCCGCCGTCCTGATTCAGCGATGGTACCGTCAATACATCGCTCGCACCGAGATGAGACGCAGATACACCTGGCACATCTTCCAGTCCATCGAATACTCTGGAGAACAGGCGCAGATAAAGGTGAGAGCCAGTGTCGGTTCTGCAGGTTTCATTTAAAGTAAtgacaataatgataatacaaaataacatcAACTTTCGCAGCTTTATAACTTCCTCGGCTACCTCATGGACAACTTCACGCCCGCAAGCAATGAACGTAAGACTTTTTCGAATTCACACCTGACAAACCGCGTCGCTGAAGGACTTTCTCGAATCTTTATGTCGGAGCCGTCGTCTTGTCCTCCCCGCTGCAGGGAATTTGATCTCGCACATCTTCAGAGAGAACGAGGTCTGCCGGGACGCAGAATGGGAGAGGTACTTCTGCTACAAGAACATCGAGGTTCCAGAGATCTACTCGGGACCTCACCTCACCTTCCCCTTGACGGTGGAGCAGGCGGTCGGGCTGGTGGAGGCCTTCAGGAACAAGAAGGTACACGTGCAGTCGGCATTTTCAATTCAGATGTATTACTTCAATCGGTGAGAAGGACAAAGGGCAAATATATAACCCAAAAATCAGAATATCAACATATTACCATTAGGACTGTCAACATTAACttgttaatctatgcgattaatgtggctgagattaaaatatttcaacgcagttaacgcaactttgtttacttccggtcttCTGGTgtgccggaagtaaacaaagttgacccCGGAAACGTAACCGcggctagctgcagtcagtcagacagaagAGAGCGAGTCGGTAGCTGAAGATGCAGAGAGCCTTTTTGCACtagaagtaaaacaaaacgAGGCGCGATATAccgcggagaactgtgcagaggaattactccacgtgtcaaacagaaggggggtgagtgggaaatggaccacttaaagcaccgctatgctaagctagctgctaggctaaactAGCTGCTAAGCTACTTCCATCCTGCTGtgtctaaaacaaacaaacaaaaaattaattgcgattaatgTATTAAGCAAAAATCCATTCGAGGAAGCACTCTGGTCACTAACAAAAAGGGGGTTTCTGTTGGAGTAGAACTTTTAAACCTAAAACAGcagtattttcatttatttttcaaatatcccacatcttctctcctccttgtgTATTTTGTCTTTAAGTATTACCATCTTTAAATCTTTGACCAATTCTTAAATGAAATGCATCATCCGCTTATTGTTGTCAATTCAAGTTACCTTAAAAATGAGCACAAAAAGCATACATGCATGAATCTCGTGTGTCTGAAACAGTCGTGCTGACAAGTTTCtctcccagcagcagctgcactcGCGCTACGTCCTCCAGCTGTTACTTGAGACGTGGAAACACCTCCGGATGTTGCCAAACATCAACCGCATCTCCACCTGTCAGAGCAAAGAAATCACTATTTGTGGTGAGCAAATGTTATAAATATTGTAAACTGAATCTTTGGGAGGTTTAGGATGTTTTTTGGGAACAGAACAATGCTCTAGTATTAATATCATACACCAacttgttttaaacatttaaaaatatcttttaTTATCTACACTTCTTCATTACAGGGGATTTGCACGGACAACTGGATGACCTGCTGCTGATTTTCTACAAGGTCTTGACTTCTTCCAAATTCTCAACAACGACTCAATACATTAATTGAATTTCGATTACAGAATGATCTTTTAACACAGCCcgtccttttcttctcacagaaTGACATGCCGTCCCTGGAGAAGCCCTACGTGTTCAACGGAGACTTCGTAGACCGAGGCAAAGACTCCATTGagatcctcctcatcctgtttTCCTTTCTGCTCGTCTATCCGAGTGAAGTCCACCTCAACAGAGGAAACCACGAGGACCACATCATCAACCTGAGGTGGAACTCTAAATGAAGGCACGGgtagtttattcattcatatccATTTCTAACGGTTGTCTCGTGTGTCTGTGGATGATGTAGGTATGGCTTCACAAAGGAGGTGTTGACTAAATACAAGGTGGGTTGACTTCTCCTTTGCTTTGTGTTTACTGATCGGTGTTAACTCCTCATCCCTGCTACTTAAATCAAAGAGCACAGGGCAAATGTGCCCTAATCCCTTCTGCCTTCAGAGGAGCGACTTTAGATCGGTGTCAGCCTGCACATTCCCACTAAAGCTTGATATAGACCAGATACCCTCCCAGTGCTGCACACTATCGGTAACAGCTAAGAGGATTTGATGTCATTCACACAGATGACTGTCCATCGGACTCTGCTGAGTTCCGGTGAGTCAGGCAGGTCGAGTTGTTTTGATTTCAAGAATCAGGATTCCTGAAATTGGTGTCCTTTGTTTAGATAGAATCAATTTGAAAAAGTATCTTCATACCGCAAGCTGCGACAATCAGCCAAAAAAAGTCAAGTCCTGAAAATGAGACCAAAAAGTGTCAGCCAGTGTCAGCTACATGGTTTGTTATAGACTTATTAAAGGAACTAACACCCTGGCGAAGAAGTATGTTATATGTATTTACACATGTGATCAAAGCATGAATTTATTGATTGACAAATcgttatttattattcattatttaaaacacaaaaaggcaaAATTGCACAAATGCAAACAGGAAAAACGACCTAAATATATCCTATAAAATACAGCGCAGCAGTAGAAGAGGGTGAAGCAGagtattttttacttttcatccTCAGTTGCATGGCAAACGGATCttgaagctgctgcagaagaTTTTCAGCTGGTTGCCTTTAGCAACGGTGATCGACCAGAAGGTGCTGGTGCTCCACGGCGGGATTTCCGACACCACGGACCTCGCCATCCTCGCCAGAGTGGACAGACACAATGTGAGCTGTCCGACACAAACGCGTTCGCTCGACTTCTTCATATCGattctctgttgttgttgttgttgttttggaagtGCCCTGACACCTGCGCTCTTGTCTGTTCTTCAACAGTACGTTTCAGCGCTGAGGCCTCCGAAGAAGAGACACCAGAGCTCAGCGGGGATGTCCATCGACTCGGACATGGACTTGGACACCTCGTGCCGCCACAAGTCGTTCCTGCGCCAGAACTCCCTCGCCTTCCTCAAACCCATCAACCGCGACAGCTTCCAGAACCGCTCCCTGCAGGACTTCTCCGATTGGCTCAAAGTGAGcgcggtggaggaggtggagatcaGCGGCAGGAGACGCTCCATCCTCGACAAGGACGTAAACCCGCTGGAAAACGAGAGGATCACGGCCGCGTCCTCCGAGTCCATCAACAGTCTGACCGTGGTCGACGAGTGGAAACAGGTGATGGACGGGTAGTGAGCAGAGGTGTCGGCTCGCAagcttattttattatttttctaaaagccAACTGACCCACATTGTTTACAGGTCCTTAAAAGGAGAACTATGGCTCCaagatgaagaaaacattttcatctcacacacatttatttagtGACTTGCAGATTTTATCAGAGGTTGTGGCCTTTGTGTCTCCGTCTCCTGGGCCGCTACGTATTGTTGCCAGTTTGAGCATTAACATGCTGTAATCCACCACGTCATTAATCCCACTAACGTCACCATTCTAAGTACAAGCTGTAGATGTCCATGGTCTCACTTGCCTCCGATACTTGGTCCGTGTTCCGGTACAAAATTTCTAAATTGTAAAGAAATTAATTGGAATGTGATGCTCTCCAGTGCTGCGTATTAAACTAAATATAACACATATAATCAAAAGATGGGATTCGACAACTTTGAAATACTTTTATTGCAGCATTTCAAAATTTGTCATTGAGAAGTACAAACATACCATGTCAGATACAGTTTAGCCGTTTTATACGTTCATATCTACAGATCCTGGACCTGCTGTGGAGCGACCCGATGACCCAGGACGGCTGCATGCCCAACGAGGTGCGGGGCGGAGGCTGCTACTGGGGCCCCGACGTCACGGAGGACTTCCTGAACAGACACAACCTGCAGCTCATCATCCGCTCCCACGAGTGCAAACAGGAAGGTTACGAGTTCTGCCACAACCGCAAGGTGAGCTCGGACAGCGGCGGCCCGCTTCCTCCTCCGTCGCGTGCCTCCAAAACCGCTGAAAAGCTTCCTTTTCATCCCGCCAAGGTCCTCACGCTGTTCTCTGCCTCCAACTACTACGACGTGGGAAGCAACAGGGGGGCCTACGTGAAGCTGGGTCCAGACCTCGTGCCTTATTTGATTCAATACCAGGCCAGCAGCATGATCAGAGAGCTCACCGTCAGGCAAAGGTAGCAGAACTACACCTTCTCAGAACCGAAGGCGGCTCCTCCCAAGGCAAACCGTTAGAAGCGCTACATATTTGCACAATGTAGAGGAGCAAGACCTTCTGGTAAATTGCTAAAGTTTGTCCGTCAGGTAAGATAAATACTAGAAACAGCTGACGTGTAGGAAGGTAACACAATTAACCTGGAAGCAGATCTGAATCTCATTACCAAACACGCTGCACCTTGTTTGTTTACCTTCGGACTGAGCCGGTGTTTGAGCTCAACTCACCTCAACGTTTGCCGCGTGTGGCCTCGTTGATCAGCGGCAGCAGACTCGAGGGTAGTATTGATCTTGTTAAGCGTGACGCAACAAGAGCTCTTACATGAGGGGATTAATTCACAGGgacaatgtacattttttaaaaaagcgACATTTTTGTCTTATTGGATCGCGTAAAATTACGCTGTTGTGTCCTTCTTCATAAACGCGCCACATTGGCTGTCGCCTTGTCTGCAGTGCCGGGCGAACCGAGCGCTCAGCCCTCAAAGTCCTGCGGGAGCAGGTGTTTGCGCACAAATCCGACCTCCTCTGCGCCATCAAAAGGTTCGACAGAGagaacacaggtgtgtgtgtgtgtgtgtgccgtgaCTGCCGGGGACCAGTCGGGGCCTCAGCGGATCGGGTGTTTCCTTGTTCTCCTTTGTGCTTCCCTTTGTGGTTCTCAGAAAGACGGAGACATCAGAGCTCACCATCTTTAAACCCCattcagatttttaaaaagaaataaaatgtggGTGTAGCAGATGTCCTTTCAGAAGGATTTGACAGTTTCACAGAAACTGTACAGGAGTTTGCTTCAAGCACCTACTAAAGTAAATTGAATGTCGCTCAGCTCCTCATGTTTCATTGTTAAAGTAGATTAATTTGGAGAAGACCATGTGATGCTTTGGATCAGAGTCCGGCTGAATTTATTGAGGTTTTCACTGTTATCGATGGTTTCTCTGATGTTTACTGTTTCTATATGagaactttgttgttttttgtggcaAAACATTGCTAAAATCAATATATTTAATCAGATATATTGGCCAATGGTATTGATTCACTCTTCCAAaggttttttcgggggggggttgattgatTCGAAGTGTTAGTGCCGATTAGAAGGAGAATGCGTCCGACGTCGGGTGACGGCGTCCGTGTCCGTCTCCGTCAGGTCTGGTGTCCCTCAGCGACTGGGCCTCGGCGGTGGAGAGCGTGATGCACCTCGGCCTCCCCTGGAGGATGCTGCGCGCTCAGCTGGTCCCGGGCAAGATCCACGGGGGTATGATCGACTACCACGAGTGGTTCAACGAGCTCGCCATCAAAGGAGTCAACGCCGACGTGAGGCCACCCACATGCACGCCCGTCACGGAGCTTACGGTGGTTGGTTCAGGGATTTTGCGAAGGTATTGCAAAGATAACGAGGAGGGCGCCGTGTTTTCTTGCAGCACATCGACCAGAGTCTGCTGGAGACTTTGTATCGTCACCGCTCCACCTTGGAGACCATCTTCAGAATCGTTGACTACGACAACTCgggtaaaaaaagaataaataactttAACACCAGTCACGTGCATATTGATGTAGACATTGATCTTTGTCAACACCCAACCTTGTGTTTTTCCACACTGAGGGGAAAGAATGTGTTGGTCAACGCGTCAATGAAATCAGTGCAGTGACTCACGGAGACAATCGGATGAGAAACAGCCTgctccgagtgtgtgtgtgtgtgtgtgtcaggtcccCCCGTGGACACAAACAGTCCACAGAGCTCAGCCTTTGTTAATCTGCAGCACGCAGGGTTACGTCCATCCCTGTTAGCACAAGGATTAACCCACTGATCTACTGGACTTCCCCCTCCACATATAACCAcgcacacgccccccccccccccccccccctccgtcagcattagcctgtttaaaaaaaaaaaaaatctaatctcGCCTCTGTTAACCTCAaacaatcctcctcctccttcccgccTCTCGCAGGCTTCATCACCATCGAGGACTTCCAGCAGACCTGGAAGCTGCTGAGCGTCTACCTGAAGATGGAGATCACCGACGACACCATCGCCGACCTGATCGTCACCATCGACCGCAACCAGGACGGCAGCATCGACATCGAGGAGTTCATGGAGGCCTTCCGGCTCACGGACAAGAAGAGCCGGCTGGAGCGAGGCCGCAGCATGTTCATGGGGACGGCCACGGACCTGACCAAGCTGGACGGAGACCCCAACATTTGATGAGGGGACGCggggacaaagagagaaaaaaacagaaacggaGAGTGACCTCAGCAGAGACTCCACGCCGGAGGGGGAGGgcgggcggggtggggggggggggcagaagaggGGAGCTAATGCCGACGCAAGCTGCTTCGCTGACGCACTTTGAGACGCGTAGATTTGCGCGGGATCAGAGGCGAGCGGATGTTTCATCACACAGTATTTTGTGGGATGAGAAAGTACGGCGGAAACACACGCCGcattttgtctcttttattGAGCTAGAGTAGATTAAGGGGGGGAGAAATCCACAAAGACAGACactataaaaaaacattacgtTTAGGCTTAGGaattttaattgtattattattattactaggAGTAGTATTGATCAATCCAAATTTTATTACATCAAAACCAAAATAttcaggagggagagagaaacttAATACATGACCGCCacaatatctaaaaaaaatgtgctAATAGCTAATTGTTTTCATAATCAATTAATCTGCAAATTGTTTTCCATGAATTGAGCAATTTATCGTTCTGTCAATAGAACTTCAGAAAAAAGCCCAGTGCAATCGCTGAGATCCAAACGTGACTTCATTCCAGAATATTATCAAATTAGTAAATGTCCACTTTCATCACAAGTGTTTGGaaattttacattaaaaatgactcaaaaaatgattaatgtttCACTTAAAAATGAACTGATTCTTCTGATTAATCCACTAATTACTCCACAGTGATTTGCACTCCTCTCGAAGACTTCTACGGATACCCGAAACTCCGCATGAACTAAATTCAAAACAGGCTCTGATTGTGCAGCTCGTGAAATGTCGCCGGTGCCTTCGCAGTAGGAGCGATCCGTCCTCCTAGAGGGGAAGTTAAAGGCTGCACTGATGAGGCTTTGTTTTTTCGGTGCCAACGGCCAACGATTCACTGGGGTCCCCCCTCGTCTCCCGTGGGATCCGACGCCGCACCTTGTCCAGAACTGAGAACTCCTGCACTTATGTATTTGTTTCCTAGGATGTATCTCTAACTTCATGTTGTTGGTCTCGAGCCCTCATTTTTGCAAAAgggggtttatttatttaaactggGAAATTGGGGAAACCGCCGGTCTGGCTCCGACCGGAGGAAAAACAACTGACTGATGCTTAATCTGTTACATAAACAGCTTTTTGAGAGGTGGTGACTgtgggcaggctgcagcatccTGTTCAGCCTGGTATCACCCTTTTTAAATTAAGTATGTTTTAAGAACGCACATCATTTACCA includes:
- the ppef2a gene encoding serine/threonine-protein phosphatase with EF-hands 2, whose product is MLSSWLSAIRSAVLIQRWYRQYIARTEMRRRYTWHIFQSIEYSGEQAQIKLYNFLGYLMDNFTPASNERNLISHIFRENEVCRDAEWERYFCYKNIEVPEIYSGPHLTFPLTVEQAVGLVEAFRNKKQLHSRYVLQLLLETWKHLRMLPNINRISTCQSKEITICGDLHGQLDDLLLIFYKNDMPSLEKPYVFNGDFVDRGKDSIEILLILFSFLLVYPSEVHLNRGNHEDHIINLRYGFTKEVLTKYKLHGKRILKLLQKIFSWLPLATVIDQKVLVLHGGISDTTDLAILARVDRHNYVSALRPPKKRHQSSAGMSIDSDMDLDTSCRHKSFLRQNSLAFLKPINRDSFQNRSLQDFSDWLKVSAVEEVEISGRRRSILDKDVNPLENERITAASSESINSLTVVDEWKQILDLLWSDPMTQDGCMPNEVRGGGCYWGPDVTEDFLNRHNLQLIIRSHECKQEGYEFCHNRKVLTLFSASNYYDVGSNRGAYVKLGPDLVPYLIQYQASSMIRELTVRQSAGRTERSALKVLREQVFAHKSDLLCAIKRFDRENTGLVSLSDWASAVESVMHLGLPWRMLRAQLVPGKIHGGMIDYHEWFNELAIKGVNADHIDQSLLETLYRHRSTLETIFRIVDYDNSGFITIEDFQQTWKLLSVYLKMEITDDTIADLIVTIDRNQDGSIDIEEFMEAFRLTDKKSRLERGRSMFMGTATDLTKLDGDPNI